Genomic segment of Candidatus Thiopontia autotrophica:
GATGCACTAATCTCGCTTGCTGAGTTCACTCTTAAACGTTCATATTAGAAAACAGACACCCCTTTCACTGACTATCTGTACGGGTTACTATGAAGCCACCAACTAGGAGGATAGAGTCATGTCAGAGAGAAGTGAGCAGTCCGGGTTTACCCTGATCGAACTAATTATAGCTATCGCAATCATTGCCATTCTGGCAGCAATTGCCATCCCGTCATATACTCAATACACAACCAAGGCTCGCTACTCTGAGGTGGTGCTCGCCGCGCAACCAGTCAAAATGGGAGTTGAACAGTGTTATCAGGTACGTGGCGCCCTGGCTGACTGTGATGCTGGCAGTTATGGGGTACCGGCCAATGTATCTGGTATCTCAGGTGCCGTGAATACAATCGGCACAATCAACGGGGTGATAACTGTTACCCCCGATGCTGCCAACGGCATTTTGGCAACAGACACCTATGTTCTTACCCCCACCGCTGCCTCTCCAATGACCTGGGTTGCGAGCGGTGGTGGTGTGACTAACGGCTATACGCAGTAACTACTCGCCCCACAATAGATACTTTTGAGGAGAGAAAGACCTCTATTGTGGGGAGAGTAGTTATGATAACGGCTGACCGATCCTAGAGGTCACCCTCATGTGCTGCCAGATAGGAGGCGACACCATCTGGAGTTGGCTTCATACCCTCCTCTCCATCCTGCCAGCCTGCAGGACAGACCTCACCATGCTCTTCGGTAAACTGTAGTGCATCTACCATACGCAACATCTCATCAATATTTCTACCGAGAGAGAGGTTGTTTACAACCTGATGCTGAACCACGTTTTCCTTGTCGATAAGGAATGAGGCACGCAGAGCAGGGGCACCACCAGGTACCTGCACACCGTAGGCCTTGGTGATATCCTGTTTCATATCCCCAACCATGGTGTAACCAACTGCACCGATGCCACCATCATTGACTGGGGTATTTCTCCAGGCGTTGTGGGTCCAGTGAGAATCGATAGAGACGCCAATTACCTCAACATTGCGCTTGGCAAATTCGGCCAGACGGTGGTCAAACGCCAACAACTCTGACGGACATACAAAAGTAAAATCAAGGGGATAGAAGAAAACAACGGCATATTTACCCGCCTTTGCCTCATGTAGATTGAAATCTGCCTTAACCTCACCACTACCTAATATGGATGGGGCTGTAAAATCTGGTGCTTCACGTCCGACTAGTACGCTCATATGGAACTCCTTGTAGTTTTATACCTATAGCGTTAAAAAAGATAAAAATCATATTTCTGGTGGGTGAATCAT
This window contains:
- a CDS encoding prepilin-type N-terminal cleavage/methylation domain-containing protein, which produces MSERSEQSGFTLIELIIAIAIIAILAAIAIPSYTQYTTKARYSEVVLAAQPVKMGVEQCYQVRGALADCDAGSYGVPANVSGISGAVNTIGTINGVITVTPDAANGILATDTYVLTPTAASPMTWVASGGGVTNGYTQ
- a CDS encoding peroxiredoxin codes for the protein MSVLVGREAPDFTAPSILGSGEVKADFNLHEAKAGKYAVVFFYPLDFTFVCPSELLAFDHRLAEFAKRNVEVIGVSIDSHWTHNAWRNTPVNDGGIGAVGYTMVGDMKQDITKAYGVQVPGGAPALRASFLIDKENVVQHQVVNNLSLGRNIDEMLRMVDALQFTEEHGEVCPAGWQDGEEGMKPTPDGVASYLAAHEGDL